From a single Leucoraja erinacea ecotype New England chromosome 38, Leri_hhj_1, whole genome shotgun sequence genomic region:
- the LOC129714062 gene encoding mucin-19-like, with amino-acid sequence MVSGLGKVAGLRQDMGQVLGFGHCKESASTVSTTPDSTPSSTEGVSEDFLEPQTGLDLSDDDVPSDPSQYWGTPRQMSLESALSCGAPLVQAGCFPLDFAESVTEVPQGSRRQTRGLVRTETIETFLAEEREGREGRHHLPPGGEGEGDGERAGVDLAMLPCPDHQEIGQPAPVPGETDTETETGTGTQGGSKPRGAEGDREDSGGPGAGGDRSPEENGVTEVAGAVSSLPPPRVTEEKPPSPEPSLPPATETEGEEMVVAGDGGGIATLGRVPAVGWAGTPVTTLGAAGVANCREEQDWNDSNTISQRAPIWSGLVCGHWQWKGYSGWCLGTDPERDILGQPGRGT; translated from the exons ATGGTGAGCGGGCTCGGCAAGGTGGCTGGGCTGCGGCAGGACATGGGGCAGGTGCTGGGCTTCGGACACTGCA AGGAATCTGCCTCGACTGTCTCCACCACTCCCGATTCCACCCCTTCCTCCACTGAAG GTGTCAGTGAGGACTTCTTGGAGCCGCAGACAGGACTGGACCTGTCGGACGACGATGTACCATCAGACCCCTCCCAATATTGGGGCACCCCCCGGCAGATGTCCCTGGAGTCGGCCCTGTCGTGTGGGGCGCCCCTGGTTCAGGCTGGCTGCTTCCCATTGGACTTTGCCGAATCGGTGACCGAGGTTCCCCAGGGGTCCAGGAGGCAGACGCGGGGTCTGGTGCGGACTGAGACGATCGAGACCTTCCTAGCGGAGGAGAGGGAGGGCCGGGAGGGGCGGCACCACCTCCCtccggggggagagggagagggagacggggagagggcaggggtcGACCTGGCGATGCTGCCCTGCCCGGACCACCAGGAGATTGGGCAACCGGCGCCCGTCCCCGGCGAAACCGACACCGAAACCGAAACCGGGACTGGGACGCAAGGCGGCTCGAAGCCGAGGGGGGCCGAGGGTGACAGGGAGGATAGTGGGGGGCCCGGGGCGGGGGGAGATCGGAGCCCGGAGGAGAACGGGGTCACGGAGGTCGCCGGAGCTGTGTCATCGCTGCCGCCACCGAGAGTGACCGAGGAGAAGCCGCCATCTCCGGAACCCTCACTGCCCCCTGCCACAG agacagagggagaggagatggtgGTGGCTGGCGATGGAGGTGGTATTGCCACGTTAGGCAGGGTGCCGGCAGTGGGCTGGGCTGGTACGCCAGTGACCACGTTGGGCGCGGCAGGTGTTGCCAATTGCCGGGAGGAGCAGGATTGGAACGATAGCAACACCATTAGCCAGCGGGCCcca atttggtctgGGCTGGTATGTGGCCACTGGCAGTGGAAGGGTTACTCGGGCTGGTGTCTGGGGACTGACCCTGAAAGGGATATCCTGGGTCAGCCAGGGCGAGGCACCTAG